The sequence ACTCAGGTTTTTCTTGGTGGATGACCCCACCTCCTTTTTTGTCGAGGGAGCTCCTTAATTAGTTATAGACAAGGACTACCCTCATATAGATTTAGATAATCTCTTCCTTGGGTTCGGCTTAGTCCCCTTAAGTGTTTTGTTTCTTCTCTTTATACTTTATATATTATCTGGTTTGGTTAGTTCTTAGGATCAGTAGGGGTTGGGGTGCCAACATAGTTGTGATGCCTTCCCCTGCTGTGAAGTTCTAGCCACTCCTCCtttgctaaaaaaataaataaatttgggaGACACTTGAAAAGAAGTATGGTGCGGATGATGCAGGTGTTCGTAAGTACATTACTGGCAAATGGTTAGGATTCCAAATGTGTCGATGATAAACCAATAATGGAGCAAGTGCGCGAGTATGAGAACTTGGTCTATAGTACGTTGTAATGGGAATTTCTATCACTTTTCAGACTGGTTCACTTGCCCAATAGATTGTATCTCCTTATGTGCCTAGTGTAGTCTATTTTTGAGTGTGTGAAGAGATGTCTCTTTGGAGGAAAACATTTGCTAATGAGATAGCAATTTGTGCTCACAATTTCAACTTGTATTTGGTAGTAATATGCACAAGAAGTTTCTATGAAATCAGAGACGTGACATTTCATTCATACATTCAGCAACAGATTGCTTAGTTTCCGATACGTATATTTCTTACAAAAATCAGAAACATGAAATTTCATTCATATATTGCTTAGTTAGTCTGAAAACACATTAACTACTGCATAAGGCATAAAATAAAATCGCACATCCTGAAACAGCAGAGTACAACAGAAATTTCAGCAACATCAAACTTTGGTTATTTGCTGCTAGTGTCATTGAAGGGAGGAAGGTATGTTCCTTTTCTTTTGTGATGCTTAGGAAGGCAACGGATGTGTAGGTCTCTTGTTTTGTACAACGTTTTTGTGGTGTGCCTGGATATTAAAACTGACATACTGTATGTGTCCTTTAGTTTGTGGGGCCATTATGCTTTCAGTGTCCTAAACTAtggtttctctctttctctatctCAGAATTCAAAACTTCTTATGCTCGTCGGGCAACAGCATTTCTTATTCTGCCATTCagctttttatttcttaaatgaatttttctttgcttttatatatatatatatatatccaactTGAGTCCGGGATATCCTAcactaatttgatttaatttgtcGATTAAGTTCCATAACTTTTGATTGTCTTTATGTTAACTTGGAGTATTAATTAATGAAAGCTGTTAACTATTTAGTAGCACAatacaagtttttttatttacgaTCCACTAATGCAAGTTGTTTCAACTTAATAAAAGGTATCAAATTTGTGTCCTTACTATGTAATTAcgttaaatatttaacaattcAAGCAGTATTGTCCCCTGTGGTGAAACTTGGCATATACctgtaattcataaaaaaaaataaaaattatagcaACAGGAACTGTTTTATTGGCATGGTATGCGATATTAGCATTATAAAACAAGGTGATCCATTTCACTCAATAATGAAGACTAATTGTccccttattttaaaatacatccATCCTTGCCTTGGCAGACAATATGATAACTGCTTAATTGAATGTTATCCACAATTATTATGGTTCTGGCCTCCAGCAAAATATCATAAAGCTTGATAACGCTAAGATTGCATAGAAGAAGACGACAAAATCACGCAACAAGTTGTTGCTTAAATATACGCGGAAAGTCTAAATGAAATGGGGACATGCTTTGAAAAgtcaaaattttatgtttttttctacATAGATATCAAATAAGtggctgttaaaaaaaaagttggatcataatattaaacatttaaacTATTAATATCTGCCGATATTTATGAAAACGAAATAAACCGGATTCTTTACTGTGAAGTGTGAACTGTGGAGtttgcagcagcagcagcaggaACAGAATCCACTAGAAAACAATAAACGGCAAACAAAATCCTCATTTTTATCAGGACTTTTAGAACCCCTTAGTGGTCTCTTTTGTCACTATGGATTCTGAATTACTTAGCATATTACCCCCTATCATGTCCTTTTTCCTCTTCATGATTGTGGCACTAAAAATAGGGAGCAATCTCAAGAAAACTGAGTCATCTCCAAACATACCCCCAGGACCATGGAAGCTACCAATCATAGGAAACATACATCATCTTGTTACATCTGCACCACACCGAAAATTGCGAGACTTGGCCAAAATGTATGGACCCTTGATGCATCTTCAACTTGGGGAGGTCTTCACAATCATTGTTTCCTCACCAGAATATGCTAAGGAGATAATGAAGACCCATGATGTCATCTTTGCATCAAGGCCTAAAATTCTAGCATCAGATATATTGTGCTATGAATCCACAAATATTGTCTTTTCACCGTATGGAAATTACTGGAGACAGCTACGGAAAATATGCACACTGGAGCTTTTCACCCAAAAACGTGTCAACTCATTCCAACCAACAAGAGAAAAAGAGCTCACCAATCTCGTTAAAATGGTTGATTCACATAAAGGGTCGCCCATGAACTTCACTGAAGCAGTACttttatcaatatataatatcatttcAAGAGCTGCGTTTGGCATGGAATGCAAAGACCAAGAAGAATTCATATCAGTGGTAAAAGAAGCTGTAACAATTGGGTCAGGTTTTAACATAGGAGATTTGTTTCCTTCTGCAAAATGGCTTCAACTTGTTACTGGTCTGAGGCCTAAGCTTGAAAGGCTGCATAGACAAATTGACCGGATACTGGAAGGcatcatcaatgaacacaaaCAGGCAAATTCAAAAGGCTACAGTGAAGCGAAGGAAGATTTGGTGGATGTTCTCCTAAAATTCCAGGATGGTAATGATAGTAACCAGGACATTTGTCTATCTATTAACAATATCAAGGCTATAATCCTGGTAAAGTTTACCTCACTCCTTTCTCTAGAACTTAGACGAATGTTTAATACTTGCACCAGAATATTCACACATGAACCCTTCAAAATTGTGAACTATGCTCCAATTTCCATGATGTATTATTGGATGCCATCTGCATATACCTTTTTGAATTCAATGCCTTCAAAGTTGTTCTTATTAACGTGAAATTCAATCGTTGAAATATTTTAACTGCATAGTTTGTTATATATGTGATAATTGTTAGGAAATTCTACATTGCCTGCCTCAGTTCTCGGGAAACAACTTATACATCTGTTGGGTAACTTTACTTGGtatcaattggttttaagttgaaATTCAACAATAATATGTCTATGCAGTTTTTCACAATCTAAACAGTTGGTCTTCCAATCAACAGTTGTAATTGAACTTTATACTCAGTTTAGAGAACTCAAATCCATAACAATCTCTTTGTATACCATTGAATTAGCAAAAATTAGACTCACTGATAACTACTTTGCAGGACATTTTTTCTGCTGGAGGTGATACAGCAGCTTCTACCATAAATTGGGCAATGGCAGAGATGATAAGGGATTCAAGAGTAATGGAGAAAGTACAAATCGAGGTGAGAGAGGTATTCAATATGAAAGGAAGGGTTGACGAAATTTGCATCGATGagctgaaatatttaaaatcagtTGTCAAAGAGACACTAAGGTTACACCCACCAGCTCCACTTTTACTTCCAAGAGAATGTGGACAGGCATGTGAGATTAATGGGTATCATATACCAGTCAAAAGTAAGGTAATTGTGAATGCTTGGGCAATTGGAAGAGATCCAAAGTACTGGAGTGAAGCAGAGAGGTTTTATCCAGAGAGATTCATTGATAGCTCTATTGACTACAAAGGGACTAATTTTGAGTACATTCCATTTGGTGCTGGAAGAAGAATATGCCCTGGCAGCACTTTTGGTTTGATCAATGTTGAGGTGGCACTTGCATTTTTGTTGTATCACTTTGATTGGAAGCTTCCAAACGGAATGAAAAGTGAGGACTTGGACATGACTGAGCAATTTGGAGTGACagttagaagaaaaaatgaccTATACTTGATACCGGTCCCTTCTAATCCTTTCCAGGTAAGATAAACTGGTAAAGCCTACAAGAAAAGGCTAGAACCTTTGTATTTGTTATTACCCATTTACTAATGAAAGAAACTTtgcattttgttaatttttgcgATGTAGCGTATATATCCGTTGAACAGTGTGAATTGGtcttaagatgaaatctaaaaGATCTCTCATCCCATTCCTATCTTTCAAATCGTCAGATGGGCCTTGCTCACCCAATTTAAAGTCTGCCTTTTGATGATGGATGTTAATTTCGATATCCTGATTATAAAGTTGAACACTTGAACACACTTATCAGCGGAGGCATTCAActtatcattaatatttctgATTTTGAGGTTGTTCTTCAAGGATGCTATATCCACTGGATTGTTTTCTAACATGGCATGACATGAAAATGAATGTCATACGTGCGTATGATGGTGTTTAAAGATTTTCAGAAATTTATCTGTCAGCCTAATTATTGTTTGATGACTttcaattttgtgaaattagGATATTTGAAGATTAAACATCCTAATTGTTGCAAAAAGTTAAaagtcatcaaataataatgttaaactggtaggtaaatttttttaaatttgggtTTCAATCaacatcattatttattttggttcgCATAGAATGAGTATTTTTACTTTAGTTATTTTTGGAAATAACAATGACTTATTTccaaagtatatatattatttacaacTAGACTTTCAACTCGTGCGTTGtatggtttttttaaaattatatatatatatatatatatatatatatcattttatatttttttatttatttaaataaataaaaataataatttttaaatatttagtacCATGTTAAACATAATTATCGTA comes from Glycine soja cultivar W05 chromosome 20, ASM419377v2, whole genome shotgun sequence and encodes:
- the LOC114401616 gene encoding cytochrome P450 71D11-like, yielding MDSELLSILPPIMSFFLFMIVALKIGSNLKKTESSPNIPPGPWKLPIIGNIHHLVTSAPHRKLRDLAKMYGPLMHLQLGEVFTIIVSSPEYAKEIMKTHDVIFASRPKILASDILCYESTNIVFSPYGNYWRQLRKICTLELFTQKRVNSFQPTREKELTNLVKMVDSHKGSPMNFTEAVLLSIYNIISRAAFGMECKDQEEFISVVKEAVTIGSGFNIGDLFPSAKWLQLVTGLRPKLERLHRQIDRILEGIINEHKQANSKGYSEAKEDLVDVLLKFQDGNDSNQDICLSINNIKAIILDIFSAGGDTAASTINWAMAEMIRDSRVMEKVQIEVREVFNMKGRVDEICIDELKYLKSVVKETLRLHPPAPLLLPRECGQACEINGYHIPVKSKVIVNAWAIGRDPKYWSEAERFYPERFIDSSIDYKGTNFEYIPFGAGRRICPGSTFGLINVEVALAFLLYHFDWKLPNGMKSEDLDMTEQFGVTVRRKNDLYLIPVPSNPFQVR